The following are from one region of the Rhizobium sullae genome:
- a CDS encoding trimeric intracellular cation channel family protein, with translation MSLLAYLDYAGIALFAATGALAASRKQLDLIGFLFFAMVTGTGGGTVRDIVLGRVPVFWVLNPAYIVICCLVGIVVFFTAHLVESRYRLLIWLDAVGLAAYCVMGAAKGLAATGSPTIAIVTGTLTATFGGVLRDLMANEPSVLLRPEIYITAALFGAGIFTGATELGLPLYMASAFGVIGAFAVRGGALWFGWTFPTYMHKPGRHPDDVM, from the coding sequence ATGTCTCTGCTCGCTTATCTCGATTATGCCGGCATCGCGCTCTTTGCCGCGACGGGCGCACTCGCCGCCTCGCGCAAACAACTCGATCTCATCGGCTTTCTCTTCTTCGCAATGGTGACGGGCACCGGCGGCGGTACGGTGCGCGACATCGTGCTTGGCCGCGTGCCGGTGTTCTGGGTGCTTAATCCGGCCTACATCGTCATCTGCTGTCTGGTGGGCATCGTGGTTTTCTTCACCGCCCATCTCGTGGAGTCACGTTATCGCCTGCTGATCTGGCTCGATGCGGTGGGGCTTGCCGCCTATTGCGTCATGGGTGCAGCCAAGGGACTTGCTGCGACGGGCTCGCCGACGATCGCGATCGTGACAGGGACACTGACCGCAACCTTCGGAGGCGTGCTGCGCGATCTGATGGCTAACGAGCCTTCCGTGCTCCTGAGGCCCGAAATCTACATCACGGCAGCGCTCTTTGGTGCGGGCATCTTTACCGGCGCGACTGAACTCGGCCTGCCGCTCTATATGGCTTCCGCGTTCGGCGTCATCGGCGCCTTCGCCGTACGCGGCGGTGCATTATGGTTCGGATGGACGTTC